One genomic segment of uncultured Desulfobacter sp. includes these proteins:
- a CDS encoding DASS family sodium-coupled anion symporter, which produces MILKSNGFKLAVAVLIGVIVFMLPRPEGTKFKLSGTGADQLSQSVAQYFSTQETAPGKPVILTAKAPGTEQARAQYLANQAEELGLSEVNVDYVDGLSPKAKRFLSVLAVLVILFVVEPIPLEITAVLIGASLVFLGITDVKGAWAPYMHPVVIFIMCCLIFAIALDKVGLTKRLGYYIIKKAGNSVTKFTFIIAIGLGLASSFMHDAAACAIGIVTMLPLMRAVGIEPHTNTAKFMMLSLPFACSCGGMGTLVGGGRCMVSAAFLKEFTGIEITFFEWIKYCMPAAIICVPVAVLVTYLVYRPDPKFKLPDFDEDLGPMTAAEKKALIIIALSFVSWLTKGLHGFHYSITGMVGVACLVLFGVLKWRDINDNLEWGTALFIFGGGISLGLAMGYSGAADYFANLFFPLIQGKGWLVLFVGVAVFGALVTNAMANVAAAALILPIVIPMAQLEGVNPTILALGLGMATSFAMLLVIGCPPNAIAYSYKYFKSSDLTKLGLVATPTLLLILVGVVCTWWKILGLI; this is translated from the coding sequence ATGATACTCAAATCGAACGGATTCAAACTGGCGGTGGCAGTTTTGATAGGTGTAATCGTGTTTATGCTGCCCAGGCCGGAAGGAACAAAATTTAAACTTTCCGGCACCGGTGCAGACCAATTGAGCCAGTCCGTTGCTCAATATTTTTCAACCCAGGAAACAGCACCGGGAAAGCCTGTTATTCTGACGGCCAAGGCCCCCGGCACCGAACAGGCCCGGGCACAATACCTTGCCAACCAGGCTGAGGAACTGGGCCTTTCAGAAGTTAATGTGGATTATGTGGACGGACTGAGCCCCAAAGCCAAACGGTTTTTATCGGTGCTGGCGGTACTGGTTATCCTGTTTGTGGTGGAGCCCATCCCCCTTGAAATCACGGCAGTGCTCATTGGCGCCTCCCTCGTTTTCCTGGGCATTACCGATGTAAAAGGGGCCTGGGCGCCCTACATGCATCCTGTTGTTATTTTCATCATGTGCTGCCTGATCTTTGCCATTGCCCTGGACAAGGTGGGGCTGACAAAACGATTGGGTTATTATATTATCAAAAAGGCGGGCAATTCCGTAACAAAGTTCACTTTTATCATCGCCATAGGCTTAGGGCTTGCATCCTCTTTCATGCATGATGCCGCCGCCTGTGCCATCGGTATTGTCACCATGCTGCCCCTGATGCGGGCCGTGGGTATTGAACCACATACCAATACGGCAAAATTCATGATGCTGTCCCTGCCCTTTGCCTGCTCCTGCGGCGGCATGGGGACCCTTGTGGGCGGTGGCAGGTGTATGGTGTCCGCTGCATTTTTAAAGGAGTTCACGGGTATTGAAATCACCTTTTTTGAGTGGATCAAGTATTGTATGCCGGCAGCCATTATCTGTGTGCCCGTTGCTGTTCTGGTCACCTACCTGGTTTACCGGCCCGACCCCAAATTCAAGCTGCCGGATTTTGATGAAGATTTAGGCCCTATGACTGCTGCGGAAAAAAAAGCATTGATCATCATTGCGCTCTCCTTTGTGTCCTGGCTCACAAAGGGCCTCCACGGCTTTCACTATTCCATTACCGGTATGGTGGGCGTGGCCTGCCTGGTATTGTTCGGCGTACTTAAATGGCGGGACATCAACGACAACCTGGAGTGGGGCACAGCCCTGTTCATCTTTGGCGGCGGCATTTCTTTAGGCCTTGCCATGGGATATTCCGGTGCAGCAGACTACTTTGCCAACCTGTTCTTCCCGCTGATCCAAGGCAAGGGATGGCTGGTGCTCTTTGTGGGTGTGGCCGTATTTGGCGCCCTTGTTACCAATGCCATGGCCAATGTGGCGGCAGCTGCGTTAATCCTGCCCATTGTTATTCCCATGGCCCAACTTGAAGGGGTTAACCCGACCATCCTGGCCCTGGGTCTTGGCATGGCCACATCATTTGCCATGCTGCTGGTAATCGGCTGCCCGCCCAATGCCATTGCCTATTCATACAAGTACTTTAAATCCTCGGATCTGACTAAGCTCGGTCTTGTGGCAACACCGACACTGCTTTTGATACTGGTCGGCGTGGTATGTACATGGTGGAAGATTCTGGGTCTAATATAG
- a CDS encoding response regulator, translating into MNIHPPAALLREFAILTTVQVAPVSNPLAPCIWANLHPNTVLGYEFKFTINLKANIKMKDTPLPHTRLLIVDDEQGFVNVLTNRLGRRGIDVVKAYSGAQALKALRQNIFDVMVLDLKMEDMDGIEVLKIVRKMAPDLPVIILTGHGSRTAAEDGMTLGAFDYLTKPCELKELMEKISLARQAKNKQNGETNQ; encoded by the coding sequence ATGAATATTCACCCACCTGCGGCGTTGCTGCGGGAATTTGCAATCCTCACAACCGTCCAGGTTGCTCCGGTTTCAAATCCCCTTGCGCCTTGCATCTGGGCAAATCTTCATCCAAACACGGTCCTTGGTTACGAATTTAAATTTACTATAAATTTAAAGGCAAATATTAAAATGAAAGACACCCCTTTACCCCATACCCGACTGCTGATCGTGGATGATGAACAAGGCTTTGTGAATGTGCTGACCAACCGGTTGGGCCGCCGGGGGATAGATGTCGTCAAGGCGTATTCCGGTGCCCAGGCCCTGAAGGCCCTGCGCCAAAACATCTTCGATGTCATGGTTCTGGATCTGAAAATGGAGGACATGGACGGCATTGAGGTGTTGAAAATTGTCAGGAAAATGGCCCCGGATCTGCCGGTGATCATTCTGACCGGACACGGATCGAGAACAGCTGCAGAGGACGGTATGACATTAGGCGCGTTTGATTACCTGACAAAGCCCTGTGAACTTAAAGAATTAATGGAAAAAATCAGCCTGGCACGGCAGGCCAAAAACAAACAGAACGGAGAAACAAACCAATGA
- a CDS encoding response regulator — MKILFVDDEKAFLDTLIKRLEKRELKADAVYDGQSAINFLSEHANTDVVVLDVKMPGIDGLEALQAIKNENPLVEVIMLTGHATVQNAIEGMKRGAFDYLMKPCNLEELIAKIEEAATKKFQHEEKIMEARAKEITGRMV; from the coding sequence ATGAAAATTTTATTTGTCGATGATGAGAAAGCCTTTCTGGACACCTTGATCAAACGGCTTGAAAAGCGCGAACTCAAAGCAGACGCCGTTTATGACGGACAGTCAGCCATAAACTTTCTGTCTGAACACGCCAACACGGATGTGGTGGTTCTTGACGTCAAGATGCCTGGCATAGACGGCCTTGAAGCACTTCAAGCCATTAAAAACGAAAACCCGCTGGTAGAAGTGATCATGCTCACGGGCCATGCCACAGTGCAAAATGCCATTGAAGGGATGAAACGCGGTGCATTCGATTATTTGATGAAGCCCTGTAATCTCGAAGAGCTCATCGCCAAGATCGAAGAGGCAGCAACTAAAAAATTTCAGCATGAAGAAAAGATCATGGAGGCCAGGGCCAAGGAGATCACAGGCCGCATGGTTTAG